GCCAGGAGCATGTCCGGCGCAGGCTGGACGCCCTGGCGGCCCACCCGCCCCAGAGCCTCGTGCTCGAGGGCGGAGACGCGGACGCGCGCGAGGCCCTGTCCCTGTACTGGGCCAAGCTGCTCAACTGCCCGGACCGGGCCTGCGGGCTCTGCGAGATCTGCCGCCAGATCGACGAGCGGGTCTTCCGCGACCTCATCCTGGTGGACGCCGCCTTCTTCGAGAGCGAGGGCGCGACCCACAAGTCCCACGTGGAGCGGGTCCGCGAACTGCGGCCCACCTGGGGCCAGCCGCCGCACGGCGAGGGCCGCCGGGTGACGATCTTCCCCGAGTTCCAGGACCGCAATCCCGAGATCGCCAACACCCTGTTGAAGACCTTGGAGGAGCCCCGACCCGGCAACGTCTTCGTGCTCACCGCGCCTCAGCGCGAGCGGCTCCTGCCCACCCTGGTCTCGCGCAGCTTCATCCTCACCCTGGCCTGGCCCGGCGATTCCCGCGAGGACGCCGAGGCCGCCCAGTGGGCCGAGGCCCTCTACGGGGCCTGGGACAACGGCCTGGGCTGGTTCGGCCGGACCATGGCCAAGGGCGCGGTGGACCGCGACCTGGCTCGGCGGGTGATCCTGGAGGTCATGCGCGGCCTGCGCCGGACCCTGACCGGGGAGGGAGCCCCGGAGGCCGGGCGGCTGGCCCGCCGTTTCGACGCCGAAGGACTGCGCCGTCTCGGCCTGGCCCTGGGAGAGGCCCAGGACGCCCTGGAAATCCAGGCCAATCCCACCCTGGTCCTGGACTGGCTGGCGACGCGCTTCACTCCATGACCGCATGCCCGATCATTTTGCGCCGGAAACATTGCCGGATAATCCTTGACAGGCCCCCCCGTGTTTGGATGAGCTGAAGCATGGGTCTGGACTCGCATGCGTTGTCCGGGGCGTTGGAGGCCCTGAAGCGTCTGTCGTTCTCCGCGCGTTCGGAGGGCTTCGACGAACTGGTCCGCGCGGCCGCCGCCCTGGCCCCGGCCCTGGAGGCCGAGCCTCCGGCGCCCGAGGCCGTGCGCGCGGCGCACGCCGCCGCCGATCTCCTCTCCGGCTTCTGCGAAAGCCTCTCCGGCAGCCCCCAGTCCGTGGCCTCCGGAATCAAGGGCCTGCTGCGGCTGGGCCGTCCCGGCTGGCTGGCCGCCGCCTCCCTGGTCCAGACCTGGCGCAATCCCGGCGAGATGCTCGGCGGCCGGGGCGAGAGCCTGGGCCCGGAGGCCCGCTTCTACCTGCTGCACGAGCTGCTGCGCCGCCACT
The nucleotide sequence above comes from Desulfovibrio aminophilus. Encoded proteins:
- a CDS encoding DNA polymerase III subunit delta', encoding MEDGSRIPARQEHVRRRLDALAAHPPQSLVLEGGDADAREALSLYWAKLLNCPDRACGLCEICRQIDERVFRDLILVDAAFFESEGATHKSHVERVRELRPTWGQPPHGEGRRVTIFPEFQDRNPEIANTLLKTLEEPRPGNVFVLTAPQRERLLPTLVSRSFILTLAWPGDSREDAEAAQWAEALYGAWDNGLGWFGRTMAKGAVDRDLARRVILEVMRGLRRTLTGEGAPEAGRLARRFDAEGLRRLGLALGEAQDALEIQANPTLVLDWLATRFTP